The sequence below is a genomic window from Uranotaenia lowii strain MFRU-FL chromosome 2, ASM2978415v1, whole genome shotgun sequence.
ggtttccctcttcaggtttaactaataaaaatgggaaaaaaccaagtctcaacgttcatgcgaaggcttgggaaaatccccgaaattcaaatacttgttcttctccttcattttctgatcctaacaattttgttgatttgggtgagattactgaggaaaaattaaaatttttgcatcaaaatttaatggaaatgatgcaacttatgttgaaagcaaattcaatgtttgaagctttccaaacttcttttaattatgctaacaaaattattatgactctacgattccctcatggatccaaatagatgtttaaatattatgaattggaacgctagatctttgctggctaaccaagatgaattctttttatttttgaaaactcaaaacatacatattgctgccatcactgaaacttttttaaagccagacaataacttgaaaagcaatgctttctttaaaattttacgaaatgatcgacttgatcgacaaggtgggggtgtagctattgtcatcaatagtcgtctcaaatttagacttcttccttctttcaatacaaaagtcttagaaacaattggaattgaattagaaactactatggggaaaattataattgttgccgcatacttgccttttcaatgcagcggtgaacagaaaaattttttgaagggagatttacaaaaactcaccagaaataaatctaaattttttattagtggtgactttaatgcaaaacaccgatcttggaataatatttcatcaaattctaatgggaatattttgtttaatgattgctctgcaggttattatactgttgaatatcctaatgggcatacttgtttttcttcaattagaaatccctccacaattgatttggttctaacggatttaggcgagcattgtagtcaattagttactcatgcggacctcgattcagaccaccttccagtaacattttctttatcccaaagtcccattgaaaaccctttaaaatcaacttttaactttcaaaaggctaactgggagcgatatatgaattttattgaacgtaatttagatgtaaacgttccactgaattcaatagaagatattgatttggctgtagaaaatttgacaacttcaatagtcaatgctaaagccgcttcaatacctaaagttaaacataaatttaatcaacctttaattgatgatgatcttcagtttttgatacgactgaaaaacattcgtcgacgccaatatcaacgtactagggatccttttttaaaatttatttattgcgaccttcaaaaagagatcaaacgtcgtttaaatttcattcgtaatgaaaattttgctaaagcagtagaggacataaaaccctactcaaagccattttggaaattaactaaaattctgaaaaagccccagaagccaattcctactttgaaagatggggataaacttcttttaactaattcagaaaaagctcaaaaattagcccaacaatttgagtctgctcatgattttaatttaaacgttgttagtcctattgacgctcaaatttccctagaatttgatgatattctttcaaagcaaaatgtgtttgaaagttcttgtgagacaaatattgatgaacttaaattgattttcaaaaaatttaaaaatatgaaagctccgggggaagatgggattttttatattcttattaaaaagttgcctgaaagcactttaaattttttagttaaaatcttcaacaaatgttttcacttggcttattttcccaataaatggaaaaatgccaaagtaactccaattttgaaacctggaaaaagtgcttcagagccttcaagttatcgaccaattagtttgcttccttctttaagtaaactatttgagagagttattttgaatagaatgatgattcacattaatcagaactctgttttccctgatgaacaatttggttttcgtcatggacattctactacacatcaacttttgagtgtaactaatatgattaacgctagcaaatctgaaggttattcaactggtgttgctcttcttgatattgaaaaagcttttgacagtgtttggcacaaaggtttagtagctaaattagctcgatttgattttcctgtatatctcaccaaaattattcaaaattatttgactagccgaaccttacaagtaagctatcaaaattcatgctctgaaaggacacccattagagctggtgtccctcagggtagtatacttgggccaatcttatacaatatttttacttctgatcttcctgatgtaccagaaggaaaaggtagaagattatttgctgatgatactttgctttcagccaaaggtcgaaatttacgggtggtacgcagtagattgcaacaaaatttaaattcctttttgaattacttgaaaatgtggaaaatttctcctaacgcttccaaaactcaacttattttatttccccataagccaagagcaaattttttaaaacctaatgaaaatcattccataacttttaatggggtttctttagaatggtctgatcacgtgaagtacttgggactcacacttgatcggaatcttacttttaaaaatcacattgaagatattcaatctaaatgtaataaatacactaaatctctttattctctcatcaacaggaaatccaggttgtgtctgcgaaataagatgttaatctacaaacaggtctttcgaccagcgataatgtatgcagttccgatttggtctagctgctgcgcgacgaggaagaaagccatccagaggattcagaacaaggttctgaaaatgattttgcggcttccaccttggcacagcaccgaagatcttcatcggattgcaggcatagaatcgatcggagagatggccaacaacatcatctccaacttcagaggcaaatcgatgcagtcttccatcgcagagattcgttctctttacaattaagttagtttttaggatttaggattaagtttatacattttttttttttgctcaacaggatattctcctataaatcaaattatttattgcttaagcaaatttaaatcaaataaacaatgtttaaaattaactgtatcaaagagttgaactgatcataattgatctgaacactttaatttaactttaataatgtaacttaaatgtaatgattaaaagactaataaagacatatttaaaaaaaaaaaaaaaaaaaccttgatctataatgtacgcactgcaacatgatgtacacattgtttctcaatttttaccatcataaaatttttgatttttcacttttatcaattttaaaacacgtttttacttaaatttgttgactaggggcatatagagcaccatattatcgaggcataatgagcattttctgccgtagaatctagcagcgaattaaaattgatttatagcgccacaccttgactagttttcatccgacaatttagcctattggtaaggtgtcggagaggtaatcaaaagactagagttcgatttctaatcgaggtgatttttttccattcacaattcatgatcgatttttttattgttacattatacggctagtagcatcatcctccgaacatagcacttaatgtatgagcgtgcgtgaattgtttgtattctacaaacagacctagattattttgttattgctttgtttgattaatctacgactcacctgacttcatcgaattgaattcgctgctagattccccggcaaaaacgcacatcttgcttcGATTAAtagtgctcatactgcctcagggggggttctcattatgcctccacagtggctggttttcagcttttggcaaaattttttaaaatgcattttttaacattttcatctagtttttcacgtttcagcccgttagggaataggcttttcaagtgtctgaacacgaaacaataatgtaacctccatattatagctattttctatggttaaataaccgttttccttaaggtggccattatgcccccatctcccctattcgTCACATTAGCGGTCGATCGAGTGGAAAGTCGGATGCCTCCAAGAGTCTGCACCTGTTTCATCACAAGACCGAGATGATGCTGTTCACAAACCTGATATCAGCATAAACAGGAACGATTGCAGTTGGATCGTACGCAATCGAGTCCAAGCGTGCGATTAATGCTATGTCGAACAACTCAGCGCTCCGCTGCAGtagaaggagggtcctggcgagcgTGAACTGGTCTATTCTGCGATACAGAGTGACAGCCTGGAAGGCAGCTTTGAGCAGGCAGTGTATTTTGCAGAAGCTTTGCAGCGTACAGCGGCTGGTGAACCTGAACctggttatcagcggatacggAACAGTGTCCTCGGTAGCAGCTGATGTTGTGGCGAGGGTCATGCCCGTCTCGGCCATGttagaggaagatatcttctgctacgagcatAGGCACATGCCCCATGTGCGAAAACATGCCAaagaggcctcgatgtccaactggcagcaccagttgGACAGCTTAGAACATgtacccatcgcttgatcctcAATGTTGGATTCTGCATGACGCAGTTCTTAACTGATCACGGATGCTCCATGCAGCACCACCGTTGGTTtagacatgtggcttcgccattcTGCCTAACCTGCGGTGACATGGTTAAGgcaccagagcacgtagtgtccAACTGCTCAAGGTTCGACGGGGTACGCATGAACCTGCTTGCCGCCTGTTGACCCGACAGGTGTTAGCGATGGATTGACTCGAGCCAGGTAGGATGACATTATCGTAAGCATAAAAggcccgtacgtgtgctgtgacaggtgcgagtctaggataagctgcaaATTTGCCAGCCAAACGAAGGAGGAAGACCGAATCACGATCAGTATGGAATGCCATTTTGGAGGATGGTTTCTAAGCTAAGTGCGTCCGAACCTAGCTGTAAAGCTGGCAAAGATTAGACTGTACCTGCTGCCGAGTTTCTAGGCGCGTCGAAACGCTATGTAGGAAACTTCCATtgtcgcggagtatccgagtagaactCGCTCCCTACGACGGAAGCTGTTGGGATATGACAataccttctccgcagtcgaactcgtagggagaagagtattcacgccgcggaatactctcgggtagagtgagTTCAAGGCGTCGACGGGTGAGTCAATCGAATCGATGTAGGATTACGTCTTCGCCGGGTATCATTCGAGTTATTCCGTAAAGTatcggacgtgtgctgtgacagtcGCGTGTCCAGGATATGCTTTTCTTGATACGGGATACGGAAAAGTGGAGACAAGACCTCTAGTCGTTTGAGAAGAGCCTATGACCGGAGTTGCAGGTCCGGATTAGCATTGTGGCCACCCCTCTCGGGAGATACTCTCGGGGTAGAGAGGCTCACGACGTCGGAAAATCCTCGCGAGTCGATGCAGGATGCCGTCATCGTGGGGAAACATCCGAGTTGTAGCGTTAAAAGTCCCGATCGTGTGCTGTAACGGGCGTGAGTCTAGTATAAGCGACACTCGACACTCGGCATACAACACGGGCAGAAAAGCTGTGTTCCAACTTAAACGTAAGGTTCTAAACCTACAGGATAGAAAAAGACCGAACCCCGGTTGAAGTAGACTGTACCCGGCGGGCTGTCGAGTAGTGTGTGCCCGATCCCAAAGTTAAAGCTGCAAAGACAAGACTTTATATTCTGCACAATGGATGTCTCGGGAACACCTCGCGCATGAGTTGGATATTTCCATCACTAGGGAGTAGTGTCGTTTCCCAAAGATCGAGGTGTGGtaataaaacttgaattgaACTTCCTCGTGGAAATTGTAGGAGACAGGATCGCTCTTTTGGCGAAGGAATACACGTGGAGTGAAGTAGCTTTCGACGCCGGACGAGTTATTGCATTCGGTAGACGTGTCGTCGCCGGCAATCATCAGAATCGTTACGTAAAGTTCCACGTGTATTGTGGTAGGTGCGAGTCCAGGATGAGCAGCACTTGACCGATACACGATGGGCAAGAGTGACAACCCTCGAGTCCTTGTGATGAGACATTGAACCTCGAGTCGTTGGaagagagatcaggcctcgagtcgtcagaggaaAGATCATTCCTTATGTCGTGTAGTGTCGAAGTATGTGTGCGTTAACCTCGATTCATCTTCATGAGGGAGTAGGAGGTATGCGTAGAGTAGgtatatcatgagtcgtccTATTGCAGGTAGCCCAGAGTAGCTTAGCGGTTTGACGCGGTGACTGCAATTCGTGAACGAGGATTTACTACCTGAATAACCAACTAAAGAAGAACAGTTAAAAGTTATAGGACAGTTTGAAAAGCCGAGCCgatctttgtttttatttcagacCCACGTCGCATAATTTTCAGAAGTCGACTAAAGGTCTCCGAAACATCTTTTCGGACTTAACCAAGCAATCGAGGTCGTTTGAGAGCTCACTCTGATCAGAATCCCCTTAGCTTAACCAGCTTTTCAAGAGCATTCAAAGTTGATCCTTCTGATCGGAtagtaaagggcgaacacgaaattattgcgacaccgaaaatgtcatgccaattttcttataatgtttagaatcaaaccaaaatgtcaaggtagttttatacaaaaatttacttcaaaaatcaaaagaaaaattagtcgatggagccttgagtgcagaattgaacgcattttcgctcgatgtcctccatcaaagtctttacagtgtcatccggtaccagtttttcagtttttttttctattttcttaacatgttcttctcgtctttgaatgtcttcttgctcttccgaagttcccgctatattattgcccagtactgctcctccGTTGTGAACGGATTGActggttcatgtcctttggaacaaaatggacagaattggcctcatactcCTCCaggaaaattttagaatagtggcataaTGCTAAACCTgaccaaaatagcggagcttcgtcgtgctgctgcaagaacggaaaaaggtgcttctcgaggcactcagatttttAGATCTCGCCATtcactgtgccctttgtcacgaaaggctcactcctcagtccgcaagagcagatgacctgccaaacgagatatttagaggcgaacttcgacattttctacttaataaatttgtcgt
It includes:
- the LOC129743078 gene encoding uncharacterized protein LOC129743078, with amino-acid sequence MSNNSALRCSRRRVLASVNWSILRYRVTAWKAALSRQCILQKLCSVQRLVNLNLVISGYGTVSSVAADVVARVMPVSAMLEEDIFCYEHRHMPHVRKHAKEASMSNWQHQLDSLEHVPIA